A window of Solea solea chromosome 18, fSolSol10.1, whole genome shotgun sequence contains these coding sequences:
- the msl2a gene encoding E3 ubiquitin-protein ligase MSL2a: MNPVNATTLYVSASRAVLQCDPRQPRTFIDMYTLLPFFRQSLACLVCGKLLQDPISPTHQECQHYVCLGCKGQQMQVRPSCSRCKDYTCFQENKQLSLLVQCYRKLCLYVTHSPLLPLVSSHTEGSPEVMALLEEVLMSHEEEIDTEDPILAQADMTPSAPESLTPTEAPPVPAELSAVPRSSSSDPPCSNGPQECNGEVFEDLDPSSPELEVCELVEEQPQTGLSVSSTDCGGLELSLTTGTLAPTPGTMCSLRDGESGSRELEEGEVLLLSVEEVLQTLDPLQPSRDSSHTYPDRMHAHTHIATDRAHAQMYIQLDAAHNYTQIQTERTNIVTSHGAHIHTSSFDPPPTSMPSPVRLNRKRSHSESDREKVNPLPITSILQGSSSHLHTPNPSHAPHTQSPTPSLTVPAHTYSSLPNGGPPKPSRPTPNHSKSARKHVDPGPKKLHVKARSGGGSKTKDRSKEQRLMSGCLVSPAPVRPPYKKPVEKKGCKCGRATQNPSVLTCRGQRCPCYSNRKACLDCICRGCQNSYMANGEKKLEAFAVPEKALEQTRLTLGINLTSITAAAALRNPATTSIRANTLLNVATATGTPVTTAFLSPSPPQEPNYEDSLELLIG; this comes from the exons ATGAACCCGGTCAATGCAACGACTCTGTACGTGTCCGCCAGCCGGGCCGTGCTGCAGTGTGACCCGCGGCAGCCTCGCACCTTCATAGACATGTACACACTACTGCCCTTCTTCCGACAGTCCCTCGCATGCCTCGTCTGTG GTAAACTGCTTCAGGATCCAATTTCCCCTACACATCAAGAGTGTCAGCATTATGTCTGCTTGGGCTGCAAAGGTCAGCAGATGCAGGTCAGGCCATCGTGCAGCCGCTGCAAGGACTATACCTGCTTCCAGGAGAACAAACAGCTCTCCTTGCTAGTTCAGTGCTACAGGAAGCTGTGCCTCTATGTAACTCATTCGCCATTGCTGCCATTGGTCAGCAGCCACACAGAAGGATCTCCAGAAGTGATGGCTTTGCTCGAGGAAGTGCTCATGTCACACGAAGAGGAAATAGATACAGAGGACCCAATTCTAGCACAGGCAGATATGACTCCCTCGGCGCCTGAGTCACTCACCCCCACAGAGGCACCACCTGTTCCTGCAGAACTTTCAGCTGTACCACGGAGCTCTTCCTCTGACCCTCCCTGTTCCAATGGACCACAGGAATGCAACGGGGAGGTGTTTGAGGATCTAGATCCCTCTTCGCCTGAGCTGGAAGTATGTGAGCTGGTAGAGGAACAGCCACAGACAGGTCTATCTGTTTCCAGTACTGATTGTGGTGGTCTGGAACTGAGTCTGACCACTGGAACTTTAGCCCCTACTCCAGGCACTATGTGCTCACTCAGGGATGGGGAGTCAGGCAGCAGGGAgctggaggagggggaggtgttGCTCCTCAGTGTGGAGGAGGTGTTACAGACTTTGGATCCACTACAGCCCAGTCGAGATTCTTCGCACACATATCCAGACAGGATGCACGCTCATACACACATAGCCACGGACAGAGCACATGCTCAAATGTACATACAGCTGGATGCAGCTCATAACTACACACAGATTCAAACAGAGAGGACTAACATTGTGACAAGCCATGGTGCTCATATACACACATCCTCTTTCGATCCTCCCCCGACGTCCATGCCTTCGCCTGTCCGCCTTAACCGCAAACGATCACATTCAGAGAGTGACAGGGAAAAGGTGAATCCTCTCCCTATCACCTCCATCCTACAGGGCTCATCCTCACATTTACACACTCCAAACCCTTCTCATGCACCCCACACACAATCACCCACACCCTCATTAACAGTACCAGCACACACCTACTCGTCTCTTCCCAATGGTGGGCCTCCAAAGCCCAGCCGCCCGACACCCAACCACAGTAAAAGTGCCAGGAAGCATGTCGATCCGGGCCCTAAGAAGCTGCACGTCAAGGCCCGCAGCGGTGGTGGCTCCAAGACCAAGGACCGGAGCAAAGAGCAACGGTTGATGTCAGGCTGCCTGGTGTCTCCAGCACCTGTCAGACCTCCATACAAGAAGCCGGTGGAAAAGAAGGGCTGCAAGTGTGGCAGGGCAACACAGAATCCCTCGGTGCTTACCTGTAGGGGGCAACGCTGTCCCTGCTACTCAAACCGCAAG gCATGCTTGGATTGTATCTGTCGAGGTTGCCAGAACTCTTACATGGCCAACGGCGAGAAGAAGCTCGAGGCCTTCGCAGTGCCGGAGAAAGCCTTGGAACAGACGCGGCTCACGCTCGGCATCAACCTCACCAGCATCACGGCGGCTGCTGCTCTCCGCAACCCGGCAACCACCAGCATTCGTGCAAACACCCTCCTCAACGTCGCCACAGCAACGGGAACCCCCGTGACCACCGCCTTCCTGTCCCCGAGTCCCCCACAAGAGCCCAATTACGAGGACAGCCTGGAGCTGCTGATTGGATGA
- the pccb gene encoding propionyl-CoA carboxylase beta chain, mitochondrial, which translates to MAAFCVARSSCGLINGLRTSFRSLAQVKHGAFAASVPQTDLRRDRRWYSVSHLSVNERIDIKRKAALVGGGQNRIDAQHKKGKLTARERVELLLDPESFVETDMFVEHRCADFAMEQDRNKFPGDSVVTGRGRINGRLVYVFSQDFTVFGGSLSGAHAQKICKIMDQAMTVGAPVIGLNDSGGARIQEGVESLAGYADIFLRNVLASGVVPQISLIMGPCAGGAVYSPALTDFTFMVKDTSYLFITGPDVVKSVTNEDVTQEELGGAKTHTSVSGVAHRAFENDVEALLSLREFFNFLPLSNQDNAPIRECHDPSDRLVPALDTIVPFESTKAYDMLDIIHTIVDERDFFEIMPNYAKNIVVGFARMNGRTVGIVGNQPKVASGCLDINSSVKGARFVRFCDAFNIPIITFVDVPGFLPGTAQEYGGIIRHGAKLLFAFAEATVPKITIITRKAYGGAYDVMSSKHLRGDVNYAWPSAEVAVMGAKGAVQIIFRGKENQAEAEAEYVEKFANPFPAAVRGFVDDIIEPSTTRKKICRDLEVLASKKQVNPWKKHANIPL; encoded by the exons ATGGCGGCCTTCTGTGTAGCTCGCAGCAGTTGCGGACTCATAAACGGGTTGCGGACGTCTTTCAGGAGTTTGGCGCAAGTGAAACATGGCGCGTTCGCCGCTTCGGTGCCGCAGACGGACCTGCGCCGGGACAGACGCTGGTACTCGGTCAGCCACCTGTCCGTTAATGAGAGAATTGACATTAAACGGAAGGCGGCGCTAGTCGGTGGAGGTCAGAACAGAATAGATGCTCAAcacaaaaag GGTAAGCTGACAGCCAGGGAGCGAGTGGAGCTACTGCTGGATCCGGAGTCCTTTGTGGAAACGGACATGTTCGTGGAGCATCGCTGCGCTGACTTTGCAATGGAGCAGGACAGAAACAAG TTCCCAGGTGACAGCGTCGTGACAGGTCGAGGCAGGATCAACGGTCGACTGGTCTATGTATTCAGTCAG GACTTTACGGTGTTTGGTGGCAGTTTGTCTGGCGCTCACGCACAGAAGATCTGCAAG ATCATGGACCAGGCCATGACAGTCGGAGCCCCGGTCATTGGACTGAACGACTCCGGAGGAGCTCGGATCCAGGAAGGAGTGGAGTCTCTGGCTGGATATGCAGATATATTCCTG AGGAATGTGTTGGCTTCTGGAGTTGTCCCTCAGATCTCCCTCATCATGGGTCCGTGTGCAGGAGGCGCCGTCTACTCCCCTGCTCTCACAGATTTCACCTTCATGGTGAAG GACACGTCATACCTGTTCATCACAGGACCCGATGTTGTGAAGTCTGTGACCAACGAAGACGTGACTCAGGAGGAGCTTGGTGGAGCCAAAACGCATACGTCGGTGTCTG GTGTGGCTCACCGTGCATTTGAGAATGACGTCGAAGCCCTCCTCAGTCTGAGGGAGTTCTTCAACTTCCTGCCGCTCAGCAACCAGGACAACGCCCCCATCAGGGAGTGTCATGACCCCAG tgaTCGTCTAGTACCTGCTTTGGACACCATTGTCCCGTTTGAGTCAACCAAAGCCTATGACATGCTGGACATcattcataca ATAGTGGACGAGAGAGATTTCTTTGAGATCATGCCCAACTATGCCAAGAACATTGTGGTGGGTTTTGCACGCATGAATGGACGCACAGTGGGCATCGTGGGAAATCAGCCTAAAGTTGCTTCCg GTTGTTTGGACATCAACTCCTCCGTGAAGGGAGCTCGCTTCGTACGCTTCTGCGATGCTTTCAACATTCCCATCATCACCTTTGTGGATGTACCAGGCTTCCTGCCAG GTACGGCCCAGGAGTACGGAGGAATCATCAGACACGGAGCTAAGCTGCTGTTCGCTTTCGCCGAGGCCACCGTCCCAAAAATCACCATCATTACCAGAAAG GCTTATGGAGGAGCCTATGACGTGATGAGCTCCAAACACCTGAGAGGAGACGTGAACTACGCCTGGCCCTCAGCAGAGGTTGCTGTTATGGGTGCCAAG GGTGCTGTTCAGATCATCTTCAGAGGGAAGGAGAACCAGGCGGAGGCAGAGGCTGAATACGTGGAAAAGTTTGCTAACCCCTTCCCAGCTGCTGTTCGAG GTTTCGTCGATGACATCATTGAGCCTTCGACCACTCGCAAGAAGATCTGCAGAGATCTGGAGGTGCTCGCCAGCAAGAAGCAAGTCAACCCGTGGAAGAAACACGCCAACATTcctctgtga